The following proteins are co-located in the Pseudomonas sp. DY-1 genome:
- a CDS encoding Zn-dependent hydrolase — MANTQIHSLRISGERLWGRLMDMARIGATEQGGCNRQALTDLDKAGRDLFVGWCREAGCEISVDQMGNVFARRAGLEDDLPPVLTGSHLDTQPTGGRFDGVYGVLAGLEVIQTLNDAGIRTRAPLEVAVWTNEEGARFSPAMIGSGVWAGAFDLVYGHGRTDKQGTSIASELARIGYLGERPARARPLAASFEVHIEQGPILETEGLQVGVVTGVQGIRWYDLTLEGQPVHAGPTPMTVRRDPFMGLGAILPRLYQLAEEHGPWARVTFGDIRAEPGSRNTVPERLVLAVDLRHPDQAVLARLDADFRRIVAEEASRHRLQADIREEWHSPAVTFNGDCVAAVQGAVDALGYTHLRMCSGAGHDSVYLSRVAPTSMIFVPCEGGISHNEAENAAPADLEAGANVLLHAMLRMAQI, encoded by the coding sequence ATGGCCAACACACAAATCCATTCATTGCGTATCAGCGGCGAGCGCCTCTGGGGCCGCCTCATGGACATGGCGCGGATCGGTGCCACCGAGCAGGGCGGTTGCAACCGGCAGGCCCTGACCGACCTGGACAAGGCCGGTCGCGACCTTTTCGTGGGCTGGTGCCGCGAAGCGGGTTGTGAGATCAGCGTGGACCAGATGGGCAACGTCTTCGCCCGCCGCGCCGGCCTCGAAGACGACCTGCCGCCGGTGCTCACCGGCTCGCACCTGGATACCCAGCCTACCGGTGGCCGCTTCGACGGCGTCTATGGCGTGCTGGCGGGGCTGGAGGTGATCCAGACCCTGAATGACGCAGGCATTCGCACGCGTGCCCCGCTGGAGGTGGCGGTGTGGACCAACGAAGAGGGCGCGCGCTTCTCGCCGGCCATGATCGGCTCGGGTGTCTGGGCGGGCGCCTTCGACCTTGTCTATGGCCACGGCCGCACTGACAAGCAGGGCACGAGTATCGCCAGCGAACTGGCCCGCATCGGCTACCTGGGCGAGCGCCCCGCGCGGGCTCGCCCACTGGCGGCCTCCTTCGAAGTGCATATCGAGCAGGGGCCGATCCTCGAAACCGAGGGGCTGCAGGTGGGCGTGGTAACCGGGGTGCAAGGTATCCGTTGGTACGACCTGACCCTGGAAGGGCAGCCGGTGCATGCCGGCCCCACGCCGATGACGGTGCGTCGCGATCCATTCATGGGGCTTGGCGCCATCCTTCCGCGCCTTTACCAACTGGCCGAGGAACATGGGCCCTGGGCTCGCGTGACCTTTGGCGACATCCGCGCCGAGCCCGGCTCGCGCAACACGGTGCCGGAGCGCCTGGTGCTGGCGGTTGACCTGCGACACCCCGACCAGGCTGTGCTGGCGCGGCTGGACGCCGACTTTCGCCGCATCGTTGCCGAGGAGGCCAGTCGTCATCGGTTGCAGGCTGACATTCGCGAGGAATGGCATTCCCCGGCGGTGACATTCAATGGCGACTGCGTGGCGGCCGTGCAAGGCGCGGTGGATGCGCTCGGCTATACGCATCTGCGGATGTGCAGCGGCGCCGGCCATGATTCGGTGTACCTGTCGCGGGTCGCCCCCACCAGCATGATCTTCGTCCCCTGCGAAGGGGGCATCAGCCACAACGAGGCGGAAAACGCCGCACCTGCCGACCTTGAAGCCGGCGCCAACGTCCTGCTGCACGCCATGCTGCGCATGGCTCAAATTTGA
- a CDS encoding dimethylarginine dimethylaminohydrolase family protein — protein sequence MSAFTLKHRLDGGDTPRLENWGADSEYGVLRDVLLGPVDHYHWLETSSISRKSLRLGYRFDASVARAQHAEMVDAYREAGVTVHMLPTDPSLKYQVFARDSSVMTPFGPIVTQMAQWWRRGEYAPVIQFYKDNDIPIYDMVTAGSFEGGDFMMLQPGVILCGYTGERSQEPAVQQMKGWLEAEGWEVKLYGMDPFFVHMDALCVMLAERLAAVCVDAVEPELVDWLKAKGIEIVDIPFKDAMELGCNVVALGEGRVLLPSTSKTLKEKCLALGLKVYDPDISMIAKGGGGVHCMCQPLRRDPV from the coding sequence ATGAGCGCATTCACCCTGAAACACCGCCTCGACGGTGGCGACACCCCTCGCCTGGAAAACTGGGGGGCCGATTCCGAATACGGCGTCCTGCGTGACGTCCTGCTCGGGCCGGTGGATCACTACCACTGGCTGGAAACCAGCTCCATCTCGCGCAAGAGCCTGCGCCTTGGCTATCGCTTCGACGCATCCGTGGCGCGTGCCCAGCATGCGGAGATGGTGGACGCGTATCGGGAGGCGGGCGTGACGGTGCACATGCTGCCGACGGACCCGAGTCTGAAGTATCAGGTGTTCGCCCGAGACTCCAGTGTGATGACGCCCTTCGGCCCCATCGTTACCCAGATGGCCCAGTGGTGGCGTCGTGGCGAGTACGCGCCGGTAATCCAGTTCTACAAGGACAACGACATCCCGATCTACGACATGGTCACCGCCGGGTCTTTCGAAGGCGGCGACTTCATGATGCTGCAGCCGGGCGTGATTCTGTGTGGCTATACCGGCGAGCGCTCCCAGGAGCCGGCGGTGCAGCAGATGAAGGGCTGGTTGGAGGCCGAAGGCTGGGAAGTGAAGCTCTACGGCATGGACCCCTTCTTCGTGCACATGGATGCGCTTTGCGTCATGTTGGCCGAGCGTCTGGCCGCCGTGTGCGTGGACGCCGTGGAGCCGGAACTGGTTGACTGGCTGAAGGCCAAGGGCATCGAGATCGTCGATATCCCCTTCAAGGATGCGATGGAGCTGGGCTGCAATGTGGTGGCACTGGGCGAGGGCAGGGTGCTGTTGCCTTCCACCAGCAAGACGCTCAAGGAGAAATGCCTGGCGCTGGGCCTCAAGGTCTATGACCCGGACATCAGCATGATCGCCAAAGGCGGTGGCGGCGTGCATTGCATGTGCCAGCCACTGCGCCGCGATCCGGTCTGA
- a CDS encoding (Fe-S)-binding protein, translating to MSNSKPRVALFHTCLVDLYRPSVGFAAVRLLEQAGCQVEVPANQTCCGQPAFNSGATALARELAQKLIEAFDDYDYVVGPSGSCVSLLKLHYPHLLEDDAAWHQRALDLAGRSHELLSFLDEVMNFRPAARLPGIATYHDSCSGLRELGIKHQPRRLLAEVDELEQVEMDEAETCCGFGGTFCVKYPDISARMASQKVANIHASGADIVLGGDLGCLLNISGRLTRLGSPVRVFHTAEVLAGMTDGLAIGEGRSD from the coding sequence ATGTCCAACTCGAAACCTCGCGTGGCGCTCTTTCACACCTGCCTGGTGGACCTCTACCGCCCCAGTGTCGGCTTCGCTGCCGTTCGCCTGTTGGAGCAGGCCGGCTGCCAGGTGGAAGTGCCCGCGAACCAGACCTGCTGCGGCCAGCCGGCCTTCAACAGCGGTGCCACAGCACTCGCGCGTGAACTCGCGCAGAAGCTGATCGAGGCGTTCGACGACTACGACTACGTAGTGGGCCCCTCCGGCTCTTGCGTCAGTCTTCTCAAGCTGCACTACCCGCACCTGCTCGAAGACGACGCGGCCTGGCATCAACGTGCGCTCGACCTGGCCGGCCGCAGCCATGAGCTGTTGAGCTTCCTCGACGAAGTCATGAACTTCCGTCCCGCCGCACGCCTGCCTGGCATCGCCACCTACCACGACAGCTGCTCCGGCCTGCGTGAGCTGGGCATCAAGCACCAACCACGGCGCCTGTTGGCTGAGGTCGACGAGCTGGAACAGGTGGAAATGGACGAAGCGGAAACCTGCTGCGGCTTCGGCGGCACCTTTTGCGTGAAGTACCCCGATATCTCCGCCCGCATGGCCAGCCAGAAGGTCGCGAACATCCATGCCAGCGGCGCCGACATCGTGCTCGGCGGCGACCTCGGTTGCCTGCTCAACATCAGCGGCCGCCTGACCCGGCTGGGCAGTCCGGTACGGGTGTTTCACACCGCCGAAGTGCTGGCGGGCATGACCGACGGCCTCGCAATCGGCGAAGGGAGAAGCGACTGA
- a CDS encoding class II aldolase/adducin family protein, whose amino-acid sequence MTTSSNEQMLRTDLAAAYRLLEVNGWSDQVFTHISVRLPTDEPAFLINQYGLRPDEVTASNLVAIDVNGRKLDDRAPEVNPAGFTIHSAIHLHRHDAVCVMHTHTLAGMALAALEEGLLPLNQTNMAFYERVAYYDYEGIPLDLGVRQRIVAALGDKKAAILRNHGLLTVGRSVAEAYFLMFYLNKACEIQLEAMKTGRPLRIPSHEDCDFTARQFDNERYHLESVDLVWQAELRRLDRLDATFRA is encoded by the coding sequence ATGACAACAAGCAGCAATGAACAGATGCTCCGTACCGACCTCGCTGCCGCTTACCGGCTGCTGGAGGTCAATGGTTGGAGCGACCAGGTCTTCACCCATATCTCGGTCAGGCTGCCGACGGATGAGCCTGCTTTCCTGATCAACCAGTATGGCTTGCGCCCGGACGAGGTCACCGCCTCCAACCTGGTGGCCATCGACGTCAACGGCCGCAAGCTCGACGACCGCGCCCCCGAAGTTAACCCCGCCGGTTTCACCATCCACAGCGCCATTCACTTGCACCGCCATGATGCCGTCTGCGTGATGCATACGCACACCCTGGCCGGCATGGCCTTGGCAGCCCTGGAAGAAGGGCTGTTGCCGCTGAACCAGACCAACATGGCCTTCTACGAGCGGGTTGCCTACTACGACTACGAAGGCATTCCGCTGGACCTGGGAGTGCGCCAGCGCATCGTCGCCGCCCTGGGCGACAAGAAGGCCGCCATCCTGCGCAACCATGGACTGCTGACCGTCGGCCGCAGCGTGGCCGAGGCCTACTTCCTGATGTTCTACCTGAACAAGGCCTGCGAGATTCAGCTGGAGGCCATGAAAACTGGCCGCCCGCTGCGCATTCCGTCCCATGAGGATTGTGATTTCACGGCCCGCCAGTTCGACAACGAACGCTACCACCTGGAAAGCGTCGACCTGGTCTGGCAGGCCGAATTGCGTCGACTGGACCGCCTGGACGCAACCTTCAGGGCCTGA
- a CDS encoding LUD domain-containing protein has product MSDSRAAILDKVRLAVGRQQGDAPAPRPFSSAIALAAAGDLEQHLRERLAVTGVTMECLPGMQALPDALAGYLAWRRLEGPVALAPSLASLDWRDLPVDVGSALPHHTVAVGEAFAGIAATGSLVMLANADNPPRLNFLPEHHLVVLSRSRLLARLEQLWPLLKAHDTQAVHLVTGPSSTADIGGQLLYGAHGPRAVHVLLTP; this is encoded by the coding sequence ATGAGCGACTCACGCGCAGCGATCCTCGACAAGGTTCGTCTAGCAGTCGGGCGTCAGCAGGGTGATGCCCCGGCGCCCAGGCCATTCTCCAGCGCAATTGCCCTGGCCGCTGCCGGCGACCTGGAACAACACCTGCGCGAACGGCTCGCCGTCACCGGCGTGACCATGGAATGCCTGCCAGGCATGCAGGCGCTGCCCGACGCCCTCGCCGGGTATCTGGCGTGGCGGCGGCTGGAAGGACCGGTCGCCCTCGCCCCATCCCTGGCCAGCCTGGATTGGCGCGACCTTCCGGTGGACGTCGGCAGCGCCCTGCCCCATCACACTGTCGCCGTGGGCGAGGCCTTCGCCGGCATCGCCGCAACGGGTAGCCTGGTGATGCTCGCCAATGCCGACAACCCGCCTCGGCTCAACTTCCTGCCGGAGCATCACCTGGTGGTGCTGTCACGCAGCCGGCTTCTGGCTCGCCTGGAGCAACTCTGGCCGTTGCTGAAGGCGCACGACACCCAGGCAGTGCATCTGGTGACCGGCCCGTCCAGCACGGCGGACATTGGCGGCCAGTTGCTCTACGGCGCCCATGGGCCGCGCGCGGTGCACGTGTTGTTGACGCCTTAA
- a CDS encoding YjiH family protein: protein MQEQPDAGSVLPQSGGPLSQYSTAQLLRFLIPSLIGVMLFLVPFEINGKSNILIAYVIDYINDVVKPMMVPVTVGVATIPSLLTLLVTFSALKKNPNRFIQLFNPGLGWTAVRVIGAVLMVMTYWKIGPEWIWHRNTGGVMLYDVGPVVLAIYFLSAILLPLLTDYGLMEFVGSLVSRGFEKLFGLPGRAAVDCMASWLAASSVGIILTTQQYRQGYYTSREACVIATNFSIVSIAYSYLLLKLIGMEHVFVPWYIAVAITGLLCALIVPKLPPLRGKPNAYNPVVGKQLKTDRREGEGLFALGLRRAIERADTAPSIFAQVRHGVHVSMDIAISVYPAMMVIGCLGLALVEFTPLFKYMAIPLVPYLELLQLPEAEKAAPALLAGMVDSIMPSILGASIQSEVTRFVMVGVAVNQIIFFTEAAILLIRADIGLKLRDLLMIYVLRVLVSLPILALLGHLIVG from the coding sequence ATGCAAGAACAACCCGATGCCGGATCGGTACTTCCCCAGTCCGGAGGTCCCTTGAGCCAGTACAGCACCGCACAGCTGCTGCGCTTCCTGATCCCGTCGCTGATCGGCGTGATGCTGTTCCTGGTGCCGTTCGAGATCAACGGCAAGAGCAACATCCTCATTGCCTACGTGATCGACTACATCAACGACGTGGTCAAGCCGATGATGGTGCCGGTTACCGTCGGCGTCGCCACCATCCCCAGCCTGCTCACCCTGCTGGTCACCTTCAGCGCGCTGAAGAAGAACCCCAACCGCTTCATCCAGCTGTTCAACCCGGGGCTGGGGTGGACCGCCGTGCGCGTCATCGGCGCCGTTCTGATGGTGATGACCTATTGGAAGATCGGGCCGGAGTGGATCTGGCACCGCAACACCGGCGGCGTGATGCTCTATGACGTCGGCCCGGTCGTTTTGGCCATCTATTTCCTCTCGGCCATCCTGCTGCCGCTGCTCACCGACTATGGCCTGATGGAGTTCGTCGGCAGCCTGGTCAGCCGCGGATTCGAGAAGCTGTTCGGCCTGCCCGGCCGCGCCGCGGTGGACTGCATGGCCTCCTGGCTGGCGGCCTCCAGCGTGGGCATCATCCTCACCACCCAGCAGTATCGCCAGGGCTACTACACGAGCCGAGAGGCCTGTGTGATCGCCACCAACTTCTCCATTGTGTCGATCGCCTATTCCTACCTGCTGCTCAAACTGATCGGCATGGAGCACGTCTTCGTGCCCTGGTACATCGCAGTGGCCATCACCGGCCTGCTCTGTGCCCTGATCGTGCCCAAGTTGCCGCCGCTGCGTGGCAAGCCGAATGCCTATAACCCCGTCGTGGGCAAGCAACTGAAAACCGATCGTCGCGAAGGCGAAGGCCTGTTCGCCCTGGGCCTGCGCCGCGCCATTGAGCGTGCCGATACCGCGCCGTCGATCTTCGCCCAGGTGCGCCATGGCGTTCACGTGAGCATGGACATCGCCATCTCCGTCTACCCGGCGATGATGGTGATCGGCTGCCTGGGCCTGGCCCTGGTGGAGTTCACTCCGCTGTTCAAGTACATGGCGATCCCGCTGGTGCCCTACTTGGAGCTGCTGCAGTTGCCAGAAGCCGAGAAGGCCGCCCCCGCGCTGCTGGCCGGCATGGTCGACAGCATCATGCCGTCGATCCTGGGTGCCAGCATCCAGAGCGAGGTCACCCGCTTCGTGATGGTGGGCGTGGCGGTCAACCAGATCATCTTCTTCACCGAAGCGGCCATTCTGCTGATTCGTGCCGACATCGGCCTGAAGCTGCGTGACCTGCTGATGATCTACGTGCTGCGGGTTCTGGTTTCGCTGCCGATCCTGGCGCTGCTGGGCCACCTGATCGTTGGCTGA
- a CDS encoding helix-turn-helix transcriptional regulator: MQHFPYPSRDALSYSVFDLAQWLRREASLIDAIGQPEFPARLLQALFAAVPIDTAFIVAHAPGQPPLMLEEGRVLPARREEVHRYLAGPYLLDPVHLACVEGRRQGLVRLADIAPDQFQESEYYRNFYSSHGLADEVNILIRLEGAGGIALSMGRIASHGAFAPEELSVLASIEPMVAAVARRHWASEAVSGDGAGQALHAQLERAFNRFGGDCLTDREAEVARLILRGHSSKSVAHELAISADTVRVHRKNIHAKLGISSQGELFSLFLAAIATPGAA, from the coding sequence ATGCAGCATTTTCCATACCCGAGTCGCGATGCCTTGAGTTACTCCGTCTTCGACCTTGCCCAGTGGCTACGACGGGAAGCCAGCCTGATCGATGCCATCGGCCAGCCGGAGTTTCCCGCGCGCCTGTTGCAGGCACTCTTCGCTGCGGTGCCCATCGACACGGCCTTCATCGTCGCCCATGCCCCGGGCCAACCCCCGCTCATGCTGGAGGAAGGGCGAGTGTTGCCCGCGCGGCGCGAGGAGGTTCATCGCTATCTGGCCGGTCCCTACCTGCTGGACCCGGTGCATCTGGCGTGTGTCGAGGGGCGTCGCCAGGGGTTGGTGCGGCTGGCGGATATCGCCCCCGACCAGTTCCAGGAGTCTGAGTACTACCGCAATTTCTACTCCTCCCACGGTCTGGCGGATGAAGTGAACATTCTCATCCGCCTGGAGGGCGCGGGCGGTATTGCCCTGTCGATGGGGCGAATCGCTTCTCACGGCGCCTTCGCGCCCGAGGAACTTTCCGTACTGGCTTCCATCGAGCCCATGGTGGCCGCTGTTGCCCGCAGGCACTGGGCTTCGGAAGCGGTCAGCGGCGATGGCGCAGGGCAGGCCCTGCACGCGCAGTTGGAACGCGCCTTCAACCGCTTCGGTGGTGACTGCCTGACTGATCGGGAGGCTGAAGTCGCGCGGCTGATCCTACGGGGGCACTCGTCGAAATCGGTGGCGCATGAACTGGCTATCAGCGCAGATACGGTGCGGGTCCATCGCAAGAACATCCATGCAAAGCTCGGCATAAGCTCCCAGGGCGAACTGTTCTCGCTGTTCCTGGCCGCCATCGCCACGCCGGGCGCGGCATGA
- a CDS encoding LysR substrate-binding domain-containing protein has product MRRQLPSMISLSCFAAFARHMSVTRAAEELNLTQSAVSRQIKNLEDMLGCPLVEKVRQRLLLTDQGREYVQEVSLLLDQLEAATMRVRSSHSGRLRVGAEPSFTTRWLLPKLKEYAREHPEVELEIMNDLRRLYDRHEGYDVGILYGDGDWPEFDARLLMEGEMVAVCTPDLLERFGPIVERRDILRYPLLHHSSLTSLTKSSTQLWLHSAGLSAKEIEALPGQRLEHFQFVLDAALHGLGATVLPRFFVDREVKDGHLVIACQQPLVAGKYYVVIPKQSRDPKLRRFADWLLQWAEGPGGG; this is encoded by the coding sequence ATGCGCCGCCAGCTCCCCAGTATGATCTCCCTCAGCTGCTTCGCCGCTTTCGCCCGACACATGAGCGTGACCCGCGCCGCCGAGGAGCTGAACCTCACCCAGAGCGCCGTCAGCCGGCAGATAAAGAATCTGGAAGACATGCTCGGCTGTCCGCTGGTGGAGAAGGTGCGCCAGCGCCTGCTGCTGACCGACCAGGGCCGCGAGTACGTGCAAGAAGTCAGCCTGCTGCTGGACCAGTTGGAAGCCGCCACCATGCGCGTACGCAGCAGCCACTCGGGGCGACTGCGGGTCGGCGCCGAGCCCTCATTCACCACCCGCTGGCTGCTGCCCAAGCTCAAGGAGTACGCCCGCGAGCATCCCGAAGTCGAACTGGAAATCATGAACGACCTGCGCCGCCTCTATGATCGGCACGAAGGTTATGACGTGGGCATTCTGTACGGCGACGGCGACTGGCCGGAGTTCGATGCGCGATTGCTGATGGAGGGTGAGATGGTCGCCGTCTGCACGCCGGACCTGCTGGAGCGCTTCGGCCCCATCGTAGAACGGCGCGACATCCTGCGCTATCCCCTGCTCCACCACAGCTCACTCACCAGCCTGACCAAGTCCTCTACCCAGCTCTGGCTGCACAGTGCCGGCCTTTCCGCCAAGGAAATAGAGGCCCTGCCCGGCCAGCGCCTGGAACATTTCCAGTTCGTGCTCGACGCAGCCCTGCACGGCCTCGGGGCGACCGTGCTGCCGCGCTTCTTCGTCGATCGCGAGGTCAAGGATGGCCACTTGGTGATCGCCTGCCAGCAACCGCTGGTGGCAGGCAAATACTACGTGGTGATACCGAAGCAGAGCCGCGACCCGAAACTCAGGCGCTTTGCCGACTGGCTGCTGCAATGGGCGGAAGGTCCAGGCGGCGGATAG
- a CDS encoding lactate utilization protein B, which produces MELRSARFKSAARVALFDPELQEAMADNRHFAAHVRRQVGATGSFQTLRDEARAIKDHTLAHLDHYLERYEAAAAQRGVQVHWAATPEEAQAQVLAICRQAGARQVIKGKTMIGEEMGINAALARAGIQRFETDLGEYILQLADEPPSHINGPAIHKTLRQVQALFHEHHQELGRDEYLLDPADLLAEARRLLRQRFIDADVGITGANFLVAEDGTHVLVTNEGNGDLTSLLPRVRIVLASIEKVLPTLADAGTHLQLLALSATGQPLTSYTSIYGGPADDGPEECHVVLLDNGRSEMLAGAFRPMLRCIRCAACMDNCPVYNWVGGHAYGWIYPGPMGSVWTPNLAGLDDTRHLPNACTLNGRCKEVCPMQIPLPDMLRELRHQQWQRHLTPTGSRWGLRLWGALARRPALYRFASAMLAQILRRVAGSRGRLRRLPLAGAWTAERDMPAPQGATFQQLWEKQQKRDAP; this is translated from the coding sequence ATGGAATTGCGTTCAGCGCGCTTCAAGTCCGCGGCCCGTGTCGCGCTGTTCGACCCCGAGCTGCAAGAGGCGATGGCCGACAACCGCCATTTCGCCGCCCACGTTCGCCGCCAGGTAGGTGCCACCGGCAGTTTCCAGACCCTGCGCGACGAGGCACGCGCCATCAAGGATCACACCCTGGCGCACCTCGACCATTACCTGGAGCGCTACGAAGCCGCTGCCGCCCAACGCGGCGTACAGGTCCACTGGGCCGCCACGCCGGAGGAGGCCCAAGCGCAAGTCCTCGCCATCTGCCGGCAGGCCGGAGCGCGTCAGGTCATCAAAGGCAAGACCATGATCGGCGAAGAAATGGGCATCAACGCTGCCCTGGCCCGCGCCGGCATCCAGCGCTTCGAAACCGACCTGGGCGAGTACATCCTTCAGTTGGCCGACGAGCCGCCCAGCCACATCAACGGCCCGGCGATCCACAAGACGCTCAGGCAGGTACAGGCGCTGTTCCATGAGCATCACCAGGAGCTGGGCCGCGACGAGTACCTGCTCGACCCGGCTGACCTGCTGGCGGAAGCCCGTCGACTGCTGCGCCAGCGGTTCATCGACGCGGACGTAGGCATCACCGGCGCCAACTTCCTCGTAGCCGAGGACGGCACGCACGTGCTGGTGACCAACGAGGGCAACGGCGACCTCACCAGCCTGCTGCCACGGGTGCGCATCGTCCTGGCGAGCATCGAGAAGGTGTTGCCGACGCTGGCCGACGCGGGCACCCATCTACAACTACTGGCCCTCAGCGCCACCGGCCAGCCGCTGACCAGCTACACCTCGATTTACGGCGGCCCAGCCGATGATGGTCCGGAGGAATGCCATGTGGTGTTGCTGGACAATGGCCGCAGCGAGATGCTCGCCGGCGCATTCCGTCCCATGCTGCGCTGCATCCGTTGCGCCGCGTGCATGGACAACTGCCCGGTGTACAACTGGGTCGGCGGGCATGCCTACGGCTGGATCTATCCCGGCCCGATGGGATCGGTCTGGACGCCCAACCTCGCCGGCCTCGACGATACGCGCCACCTGCCCAACGCCTGCACCCTGAATGGCCGCTGCAAAGAAGTCTGCCCGATGCAGATTCCTCTGCCAGACATGCTGCGCGAGCTGCGTCATCAGCAGTGGCAACGGCACCTGACGCCAACCGGCAGTCGCTGGGGCCTGCGCCTGTGGGGCGCCCTGGCGCGTCGCCCTGCCCTTTACCGGTTCGCCAGCGCGATGCTCGCGCAAATCCTGCGCCGGGTTGCTGGCAGCCGAGGACGCTTGCGTCGCCTGCCCCTTGCAGGTGCCTGGACAGCCGAACGCGACATGCCGGCGCCACAGGGCGCGACCTTCCAGCAACTCTGGGAAAAGCAACAGAAGAGGGATGCACCATGA
- a CDS encoding amidohydrolase translates to MDKHTDFRSSNLPGPSGAADLVLLNGRIYTVDESNSWAEAVAIRGGRFVAVGSSAEMDGLIGAHTQVLDLKGRFAMPGIYDMHTHPDLKLAPGYAGYLEVGVEDPTPEQVKQAILDYAAAHPGDGWVYGQYFVRYTFKQAGLVPDREWLDSVLPDRPVAILDRSWGCMMVNSRALELAGIDANTLDPRHGYIERDSVTGEPTGILVDGAYALIHAAMPPTPQHALKRAYREGVWFQSGHGVVGTKYVHVCEHRLNALKSIDQVGELSVRVEAAISWQDDIFPVKRRWELLAGERHFYRSARLNANAVKFHFDGTHESRSSYLSSAWPGDASWRGHLNLTPEHITDMVVDMDRKGIRVIAHCTGDGASDLFLDAVAEARRRNGYSGVRHQCAHSTTLLDANLPRFAELNVTAEFSPVGWFPSSFANARAVFGEDRMQRAYNFKGVLEHGGVAVMGTDWPVSSINPWIGFEAMVTRENPYGEEEGQFYGSPISLEQAIRVMTLNGAWCMGIENKAGSIEVGKSADLIVLDRNLFEVTPKGNIHNTQVQLTLLEGEVTWDRHGEFDETSYAATWRGELPNF, encoded by the coding sequence ATGGATAAACACACCGACTTCCGCTCGTCGAACCTGCCGGGGCCTTCCGGCGCCGCCGACCTCGTGCTGCTCAACGGCCGCATCTACACCGTGGACGAGTCCAACTCCTGGGCCGAAGCGGTGGCCATTCGCGGCGGGCGATTCGTCGCGGTCGGCTCCAGCGCCGAGATGGATGGCCTGATCGGCGCCCATACCCAGGTCCTCGACCTGAAAGGTCGCTTCGCCATGCCCGGCATCTACGACATGCATACCCATCCGGACCTGAAACTGGCGCCGGGCTACGCTGGGTATCTGGAAGTGGGTGTCGAGGACCCGACACCGGAGCAGGTCAAGCAGGCCATTCTCGACTACGCCGCTGCCCATCCTGGCGATGGCTGGGTCTACGGCCAGTATTTTGTCCGTTACACCTTCAAACAGGCCGGCCTGGTGCCGGATCGCGAATGGCTGGACAGCGTCCTGCCGGATCGTCCGGTGGCCATCCTCGATCGTTCCTGGGGCTGCATGATGGTCAACTCCAGAGCATTGGAGCTGGCCGGTATCGACGCCAATACCCTGGACCCGCGTCATGGCTACATCGAGCGCGACAGCGTGACGGGTGAGCCCACCGGCATCCTGGTCGACGGCGCCTACGCACTGATTCATGCCGCCATGCCGCCGACTCCCCAGCACGCGCTCAAGCGTGCGTACCGCGAAGGCGTCTGGTTCCAGAGCGGTCATGGCGTGGTCGGCACGAAGTACGTGCACGTCTGCGAACACCGCCTCAATGCGCTGAAATCCATCGACCAGGTCGGCGAGCTTTCAGTCCGCGTGGAAGCCGCCATCAGTTGGCAGGACGATATCTTCCCGGTGAAGCGCCGTTGGGAGCTACTGGCCGGCGAGCGCCACTTCTATAGAAGTGCGCGGCTCAATGCCAATGCGGTGAAGTTCCACTTCGACGGCACCCACGAGTCGCGCTCGTCCTACCTGTCCAGCGCCTGGCCGGGTGATGCCAGCTGGCGCGGTCACCTCAACCTGACCCCGGAACACATCACCGACATGGTGGTGGACATGGATCGCAAGGGCATCCGCGTCATTGCTCACTGCACCGGCGACGGCGCGTCGGACCTGTTCCTCGACGCCGTAGCCGAGGCGCGTCGGCGCAATGGCTACAGCGGCGTGCGCCACCAGTGCGCCCACAGCACCACGTTGCTGGATGCCAACCTGCCGCGCTTCGCCGAGCTCAACGTCACCGCCGAGTTCTCCCCGGTAGGCTGGTTCCCGTCCTCCTTCGCCAATGCCCGCGCGGTGTTCGGCGAAGACCGGATGCAGCGCGCGTATAACTTCAAGGGTGTACTGGAGCACGGCGGCGTTGCGGTCATGGGTACCGACTGGCCGGTGTCCAGCATCAACCCCTGGATCGGCTTCGAGGCCATGGTCACTCGCGAGAATCCCTACGGCGAGGAAGAGGGGCAGTTCTATGGCAGCCCCATCAGCCTGGAGCAGGCCATTCGCGTGATGACACTCAATGGTGCCTGGTGCATGGGGATCGAAAACAAGGCCGGCTCCATCGAGGTGGGCAAGTCCGCCGACCTCATCGTGCTCGATCGCAACCTGTTCGAGGTAACGCCCAAGGGCAACATCCACAACACCCAGGTGCAGCTGACTCTGCTGGAAGGCGAAGTGACCTGGGACCGACATGGCGAGTTCGACGAAACCAGCTACGCCGCCACCTGGCGTGGCGAGTTGCCGAATTTCTGA